From one Deltaproteobacteria bacterium genomic stretch:
- a CDS encoding ribosome maturation factor RimP, which yields MNEDVRQEIERELEQLAEAIVDSEGMELVSLEYQREGRGWVVRLFIDKEGGVTVDDCALISRQVGDILDVKDIVPQSYLLEVSSPGLNRPLRKMKDFARFAGRKVKVRLTASLEGRKNITGDLLGVEEDTILVAAADRQYSIPVGLIAKARLVYEYDRRES from the coding sequence ATGAACGAGGACGTTCGCCAGGAAATCGAGCGAGAGCTCGAGCAGCTTGCCGAGGCCATTGTCGACTCGGAAGGCATGGAGCTGGTCAGTCTGGAGTACCAGCGCGAGGGACGAGGCTGGGTTGTTCGTCTTTTCATCGACAAGGAAGGCGGCGTCACCGTAGACGATTGCGCCCTGATAAGCCGCCAGGTGGGTGACATTCTGGACGTAAAGGACATAGTGCCGCAGTCTTATCTGCTTGAGGTCTCCTCTCCCGGGCTGAACCGGCCGTTGAGGAAAATGAAAGATTTTGCCCGCTTTGCCGGCCGCAAAGTCAAGGTGCGTCTAACAGCTTCTCTTGAAGGACGCAAGAATATCACGGGGGATCTCCTGGGAGTAGAGGAAGATACAATCCTGGTGGCTGCTGCGGACCGACAGTACTCGATCCCCGTGGGCCTCATTGCCAAGGCCCGGCTGGTTTACGAGTACGACA